A DNA window from bacterium contains the following coding sequences:
- a CDS encoding D-glucuronyl C5-epimerase family protein, producing the protein MVKKHPKFLIWRMPNNMKKHLIILLLSLISAFIVCNFTEDISYKILGNVYFKSVVRIKVGYDSLGIPIVDYGFGKIRNPVTVSQHAMEFFECEKRREFINCANWLVDNSKSFGEYSILEYAFPWPIFNLTSPWRSGMAQAQAIQVLTRAYDFTKDIKYLNCAKELLNAFFVEVKDGGVTYKTVNNGWWYEEYADEGRTKSMVLNGMMFTVLGIYEYYEYTQNSDAKYLFDQGIISLKENLYRYNKNGYSYYDILEHPAGAGYHNVYIQLLDSLYNITNEIVFQEYSNIWEKYKKTPLILRMIEKPTKAGIAIFVFNFFILFGLLEIIVSFKKRKHTN; encoded by the coding sequence ATGGTAAAAAAGCATCCGAAATTTTTAATATGGCGAATGCCAAATAATATGAAAAAACATCTTATTATATTGCTATTATCTTTAATTAGTGCTTTTATAGTATGTAATTTTACTGAAGACATATCATATAAAATACTTGGGAATGTTTATTTTAAAAGTGTGGTTAGGATAAAAGTTGGGTATGATAGTTTAGGTATTCCCATTGTAGATTATGGATTTGGTAAGATAAGGAATCCGGTGACAGTTAGCCAACACGCAATGGAATTTTTCGAGTGTGAAAAAAGGAGAGAATTTATTAATTGTGCAAATTGGCTAGTAGATAATTCAAAATCTTTTGGAGAGTATTCTATTTTGGAGTATGCTTTTCCCTGGCCAATCTTTAATCTAACTTCCCCATGGCGTTCAGGAATGGCACAGGCTCAAGCAATACAAGTGCTAACCAGAGCTTACGATTTTACAAAAGATATTAAGTATTTAAATTGTGCAAAAGAATTGTTGAATGCTTTCTTTGTAGAAGTTAAAGATGGGGGTGTTACTTATAAAACAGTAAACAATGGATGGTGGTATGAAGAATATGCAGATGAAGGGCGTACAAAATCGATGGTTCTAAATGGCATGATGTTTACAGTTTTAGGGATATATGAATACTATGAATACACCCAGAATTCGGATGCCAAGTATCTTTTTGATCAAGGCATTATTAGTTTAAAAGAAAACCTTTATAGATATAATAAAAATGGGTACTCTTATTATGATATTCTTGAACATCCTGCAGGTGCCGGATATCACAATGTCTATATTCAATTACTAGATAGTTTATATAACATTACAAACGAAATAGTTTTCCAAGAGTACAGTAATATATGGGAAAAATATAAAAAAACTCCTCTTATATTGAGAATGATAGAAAAACCTACAAAGGCAGGAATAGCTATCTTTGTTTTTAATTTTTTTATTTTATTTGGATTGCTTGAAATTATAGTAAGTTTTAAAAAAAGAAAACATACAAACTAG